The DNA region CTGCGTACGGGTATCACGGGCAGAAAACCGAGACAGTCAAGAAAGAGAGGTTTAATGCCTTAATGATGAAACAGCAGGAGATCTCCGGGAAAATCAATTCAAGGCTATTAGGTAAAGAGATGGATGTAATAATAGATGAGAAAGACAAACAGGGATATTCTGGGCGTACTCAATTTGATGCCCCTGAGGTAGATGGCATGGTTTATGTGCATTCCGGAACAAAATTAGAACAGGGAGATATAATAAAAGTAAGAATTACTGACACTTTGGAATACGATCTAGTAGGAGAGGCGATTAAATGAATATTGCAAACAGGCTGACGATATTAAGGATAGTATTGACGTTTGTTTTTATGTTTTTTCTTTTTGTAAACGGCCTTTGGGCCAAAGTATTAAGTTTCGTTATCTTTATATTCGCTGCTTTATCTGATTTCCTCGACGGCAGGATAGCCCAAAGAAGGAATATGGTCACAGATTTCGGCAAGCTGATGGATCCCATAGCCGATAAGATCCTTGTCTTGGCGGCATTTGCCGCTTTCGTCCAGATGCAGCTGATAGAAGCCTGGATGTTTGTTTTAATTATCTTCAGAGAGATACTTATAACTTCATTAAGGCTGTTTGCGCTTAACAAGGGCAAGGTCTTGTCAGCTACTAAAGTCGGTAAACATAAGACAGCCTCGCAGATGATAGTTATTTTTACTATCCTTGTTTTTATAGTAGCCAAAGAAATAATGCTGGCATTCTTTACCTGGAATCCTGCCTGGGAGAACCTGTTCCATAAGGGTATTTATTTCTTGATGTTAGCAACTATTATTCTTACTTTATATTCCGGCCTGTCATATTTATGGGATAACCGTAAGATCATAAGTAAGATATAAATATATGCCCGTGTCCGGTTTTAACCGTTTTTCTATAAAGCTGCTGAGTACTTTTTTTTACACAGGTTGTTTTCCTCTTGCGCCAGGGACATTTGCAAGCCTTGTAGCGCTGTTTATATATCTTTCGATCCGTAATAATGCAGCTGTTCAGATCGGCATCATTTTGTTGTTACTTGTGTTAGGATTCTTTGTCTGCAGCAGAGCCGAAGAAGTCTTTAACAAAAAAGATCCCCCTTATATAGTCATTGATGAAGTAGCCGGTATGTTTTTAAGTTTACTTTTTATCGGTTACAGCTTTAAGCTTGTTTTCATCGGGTTTTTCTTATTCAGGCTTTTTGATACCTTAAAGGTATTTCCTGCCGCAAGGATAGAGCGTGTAGGCGGAGCTATTGGTATAATGGGCGATGATATTATCGCAGGCTTATATGCTAATGCCCTGCTTCACCTGCTTTTGAGGGTTGCTCCTTCGATAGCTTCATAAAGAGGCCCAGCCGATGAAAGCTCACTTTTAAATAGGAAAATTTCTTTTAACGCGATTTTTTGGATTATTGCTTTTTGCTGCGGATTTATACCAGTTATCTGTTTCTTTAGAGAGCTGATATTGTGAAATGATCTTACTCTTCCGATAGTTATATGCGGGACAGGATCTTTATCTTCTTTAGGTATCCCGATTTTCAAGAGCTTATTTTCTAAAGAGATAATAAGCTCCTTAATTTTATCGGCACCTTCATCAATCCCTGCGTATATCACCCGCGGATGGTCAAGGCCGGGAAATGCCCCGATATTAGAAATCCTGAAAGTAAAATCAATAAATTCCTTTGCTGTACTATTTAGAACTTCTTTTATCGGCGGTGTTGAATCCTGGTCTATATTGCCTAGGAATTTTAAGGTGAGGTGGATGTTTTCTTTTTCAACCCACTTTACGTCAGCCCCCGAAGTTTTCAGCTGGTTTTGGGTCTCTGAAAGACATTCTTTTATAGCCGGAGGTAATTGTGCTGCGATAAAAGCCCGCATCTTAGATAAGTTTATCCAGCATACTTAAAGCCATAGCGCAGGATTTATTGCGTATTTGCAGGCGGTTGCCTTTGAAAATGAACCTTTTGGTTATTGAATGATTTTCTTTCGCCAAGGATATAAATACCGTGCCTTTGGGCTTCAATTTCGAGCCTCCTGTCGGCCCGGCTATACCTGTTATACCAACGCCTATATCAGTATCTAGGATTTCTTTTACATTTCTTGCCATTTGCTGCGCTACTTCTTTTGAAACAGCGCCTTTATTTTTTATAAGGTGCCGGGGTATATTTAATAATTTGATTTTAGCGTTATTATTGTAAGCGACTATGCCAAAAATAAAATATGCTGAGCTGCCGGAAAGGTCCGTGAGGAATTTTGAGAGCAAGCCACCTGTACATGATTCGGCTACTGCTAAAGAATATCCGGCATCCGTTAGTTTACGGTGAAGCTGCCTTAAGGCTATTTTTTTCATACCTATATTATAACGTTTTTATAATGATTGACAAGACAGGATTTTTATAATAAAATTATACCCATCTTCAGGGCTCTGCCAGAAGATGGCAGATCTGCCGTAAAAGGCAGAAGGTGTAAATCCTGACCGGCGGTTGCGCAGAAGCGCACACTGATGCTTCCGATAGCATCATGTGTCAGCGCAGAAGCGCACACTGATGCGCATATAGCGTGCCAGGCGAAAGTCCGCAAGCCTTAAAAAGGCATGAACCGGTGTAATACCGGTACCGATGGTTGCGCAGAAGCGCACACTGACGCATCATATAGCGTCAGGTGTTGCGCAGTGTTACACGCCGGGTTTTCCTTTTAAACCGGGTGTTAACGCAGAAGCGCACACTGACTCACCGAGTTGGTGCAAAGTCCAGATGGGAGAAGATAAAAACTTATACCCGAAGATTATCTTCGGGTTTTTTGTTGCAGAGGCAACACACTGGACTATCCTTTAAGTCCAGGTGTAACAGAGGCAACATACACCTTGCCCAATATGATGGGCAAGTGTGCGTCTCTACGCTACTGGCGCATCATATAGCGCCAGGTGTTGCATAATCTAAATACCTTAACGGAGAAGCAAATGTTTAATAATATCACAGAAATATTAGAGGATCTTAAAAACGGCAAGATGGTCATAGTCATCGATGACGAAGACCGTGAAAATGAAGGCGATCTGCTTATTGCCGCATCTTTTGCCAAGGCAGAAGACATAAATTTTATGGCTAAATATGCAAGAGGCTTGATCTGCGTGCCTATGGAAGAAGAGAGACTAAAATTTTTAAATCTGCAACCTATGCTTGAGCGTTCAGCGCCTTTCACAAAGAAAGATCCGTTTTCCACAGCATGGGTTATTTCGGTTGATGCTGCTAAGGGGATAACTACCGGAATTTCAGCCCATGATAGGTCTATTACGATAGCCGCACTTATTAACCCTCAATCCCATCCGGAGGACCTGATACGGCCCGGTCATCTTTTCCCTCTTAAGTCTGCAGAGGGGGGGGTTTTGGTAAGAGCAGGGCATACTGAAGCAGCCGTAGATTTGATGAGATTGAGCGGGCTTTACCCGGCAGGCGTAATTTGCGAAATAATGAACGATGACGGCTCAATGGCAAGGCTGCCCGAACTGCTTAAATTCAGCAAAGAGCATAATTTAAGAATATGTTCCATAGCAGATTTGATAAAATACCGCAGGCATTTCGAAAAATTAGTAGAGAGAATAGCGCGGGCAGCTCTTCCTACGCCGTTCGGTACTTTTGAATTAGTGCTTTATCAAGATTCCATAGCTAAACAGACCAATGTAGCTTTAATTATGGGGGAATTGAATAATGATCCTATATTGGTAAGGGTGCATTCCGCATGCCTTACAGGCGATATCTTTGGGTCTTTGCGATGTGATTGCGGGCGGCAATTAAATAAGGCCATGGAGATAATCGGCAAGGAAAAAAGAGGGGTTATCCTTTACATGAACCAGGAAGGAAGGGGCATCGGTCTTATTGATAAAATAAAGGCCTATAGCCTGCAGGAGAAAGGGCTTGATACCGTAGAGGCAAATGAAGCCTTGGGCCATAAAGCAGACCTGAGGGACTATGGTATAGGAGCGCAAATATTAGCGGACCTTGGAGTAAAAAATATAAGGCTTATAACAAATAATCCGAGGAAAATCGTAGGGCTGGAAGGGCATGGTTTGAAAATAATAGACCGTGTTCCGTTAGAGGTTGAGCCAAACCCTATTAATTATAAATATCTGAAAACAAAAAAAGATAAACTTGGGCACCAATTAACTTTATAGACCTGTAAAAAAGGAGACAAGATGGTAAAAACGATTGAAGGCAGCTTAATTGCAAAAGGCAAGAAGTTCGGTTTAATTGCTTCACGTTTCAATGATTTTATTACAAAGGAATTGATTTCAGGTTGCGTCGATACCTTGATCAGGCATGGGGCGCAGGAAAAAGATATTTCGCTTGTTTGGGCTCCCGGCGCCTTTGAGATTCCGGCGATAGCCGCAAAATTATCAAAGTCAAAATCTTTTGATGCGCTTATTTGTCTTGGGACGGTAATACGCGGTTCAACGCCCCATTTTGAATATGTGGCATCTGAGGCGGCAAAAGGCATAGCAAAAATATCGCAGGATTCGGGTTTACCGGTAATTTTTGGGGTTATTACTGCAGATACTATAGAGCAGGCGATTGAGAGGGCCGGTACAAAAGATGGTAATAAGGGCAGGGATGCCGCTGTTTCGGCTATTGAGATGTCTAACTTGTTTGAATCATTAAAATAGGAAGAACTATGCGTAAAAGGACTCGCTCGCGTGAATTTGCCTTACAAATACTTTATCAGATAGACATAACCGGATGGGATTATAAAGATTCTCTTGAGACTTTCTGGAATTTTAATCCCTCGGCCGATATCGACGATAATGTCAAGGAATTTACTGCTTTGATAGTCGCAGGCGTGATTAAGAATTTGAAAGATATCGACGATAAGATATCTTCGTTCGCCGAGAATTGGCATCTTAAGCGCATGGCTGTCGTTGACAGGAACATCATGAGAATGGCCTGTTTTGAGATGCTTTTTTGCAGCGACATTCCCAGGAAAGTTTCAATAAATGAAGCCGTTGAGCTTGCTAAAAAGTATTCTGGTGTTGAGGCGGCTAAATTCGTGAATGGGATTTTGGACAAAATAAAAAAGGTAAATCAATGAAATTTGTAGATTTGCACTTACATAGCTTCTTTTCTGATGGGACATGCAGCCCCCAAGAATTGGTTCTTCAGGCAAAAGAGGCCGGTGTATCTGCAATCTCAGTTGT from Candidatus Omnitrophota bacterium includes:
- a CDS encoding CinA family protein, whose translation is MKKIALRQLHRKLTDAGYSLAVAESCTGGLLSKFLTDLSGSSAYFIFGIVAYNNNAKIKLLNIPRHLIKNKGAVSKEVAQQMARNVKEILDTDIGVGITGIAGPTGGSKLKPKGTVFISLAKENHSITKRFIFKGNRLQIRNKSCAMALSMLDKLI
- the nusB gene encoding transcription antitermination factor NusB, whose amino-acid sequence is MRKRTRSREFALQILYQIDITGWDYKDSLETFWNFNPSADIDDNVKEFTALIVAGVIKNLKDIDDKISSFAENWHLKRMAVVDRNIMRMACFEMLFCSDIPRKVSINEAVELAKKYSGVEAAKFVNGILDKIKKVNQ
- a CDS encoding phosphatidylglycerophosphatase A, coding for MPVSGFNRFSIKLLSTFFYTGCFPLAPGTFASLVALFIYLSIRNNAAVQIGIILLLLVLGFFVCSRAEEVFNKKDPPYIVIDEVAGMFLSLLFIGYSFKLVFIGFFLFRLFDTLKVFPAARIERVGGAIGIMGDDIIAGLYANALLHLLLRVAPSIAS
- a CDS encoding 6,7-dimethyl-8-ribityllumazine synthase; translation: MVKTIEGSLIAKGKKFGLIASRFNDFITKELISGCVDTLIRHGAQEKDISLVWAPGAFEIPAIAAKLSKSKSFDALICLGTVIRGSTPHFEYVASEAAKGIAKISQDSGLPVIFGVITADTIEQAIERAGTKDGNKGRDAAVSAIEMSNLFESLK
- the thpR gene encoding RNA 2',3'-cyclic phosphodiesterase; the encoded protein is MRAFIAAQLPPAIKECLSETQNQLKTSGADVKWVEKENIHLTLKFLGNIDQDSTPPIKEVLNSTAKEFIDFTFRISNIGAFPGLDHPRVIYAGIDEGADKIKELIISLENKLLKIGIPKEDKDPVPHITIGRVRSFHNISSLKKQITGINPQQKAIIQKIALKEIFLFKSELSSAGPLYEAIEGATLKSR
- a CDS encoding bifunctional 3,4-dihydroxy-2-butanone-4-phosphate synthase/GTP cyclohydrolase II, coding for MFNNITEILEDLKNGKMVIVIDDEDRENEGDLLIAASFAKAEDINFMAKYARGLICVPMEEERLKFLNLQPMLERSAPFTKKDPFSTAWVISVDAAKGITTGISAHDRSITIAALINPQSHPEDLIRPGHLFPLKSAEGGVLVRAGHTEAAVDLMRLSGLYPAGVICEIMNDDGSMARLPELLKFSKEHNLRICSIADLIKYRRHFEKLVERIARAALPTPFGTFELVLYQDSIAKQTNVALIMGELNNDPILVRVHSACLTGDIFGSLRCDCGRQLNKAMEIIGKEKRGVILYMNQEGRGIGLIDKIKAYSLQEKGLDTVEANEALGHKADLRDYGIGAQILADLGVKNIRLITNNPRKIVGLEGHGLKIIDRVPLEVEPNPINYKYLKTKKDKLGHQLTL
- the pgsA gene encoding CDP-diacylglycerol--glycerol-3-phosphate 3-phosphatidyltransferase gives rise to the protein MNIANRLTILRIVLTFVFMFFLFVNGLWAKVLSFVIFIFAALSDFLDGRIAQRRNMVTDFGKLMDPIADKILVLAAFAAFVQMQLIEAWMFVLIIFREILITSLRLFALNKGKVLSATKVGKHKTASQMIVIFTILVFIVAKEIMLAFFTWNPAWENLFHKGIYFLMLATIILTLYSGLSYLWDNRKIISKI